A window from Pseudooceanicola algae encodes these proteins:
- a CDS encoding EscU/YscU/HrcU family type III secretion system export apparatus switch protein, translated as MAEEETGGEKPHEPTPRKLQKARQKGEVPRSTDLSTAAAYGGLCIAGLAVGGSALINLGSTLMSLVDRPEAYAPLFFDGPGRAPTGGLMAAVGLSVTPFFLVPALAALGGIIAQQSFTVSGEKLQIKFSRLNPISNAKQKFGRNGIFEFLKSFTKLVIYSTCLFHFVSANLADMASTLHLGPGIATTALLRLCIEFLFIVFVIALTLGGIDYLWQRAEHMRKNRMTDKEIRDEVKEAEGDPHIRSQRRQRAQQIARSQMMADVPEADVVIVNPTHFAVALKWDRTRSSAPTCVAKGVDEVALVMRRIAGENGVPIQSDPPTARKLHAEVEIGQEIGPADYRAVAAAIRFADEMRRKARSRI; from the coding sequence ATGGCCGAAGAAGAAACCGGAGGCGAAAAACCGCATGAACCAACCCCGCGCAAACTGCAGAAAGCGCGGCAAAAGGGCGAAGTCCCTCGATCCACGGACCTGTCGACTGCTGCCGCCTATGGCGGGCTCTGCATTGCCGGCCTTGCGGTTGGCGGCTCGGCGCTGATTAACCTTGGCTCGACCCTTATGAGCCTTGTCGACCGGCCCGAAGCCTACGCTCCGCTCTTCTTCGACGGACCTGGTCGGGCGCCGACCGGCGGCTTGATGGCCGCGGTCGGCCTGTCCGTCACACCCTTCTTCCTGGTGCCCGCGCTGGCGGCGCTTGGCGGCATCATCGCCCAGCAATCCTTCACCGTCTCGGGCGAAAAGCTTCAGATCAAGTTCAGCCGCCTGAACCCGATTTCCAATGCAAAACAGAAATTCGGGCGCAACGGGATCTTCGAATTCCTGAAGAGTTTTACCAAGTTGGTGATCTATTCCACCTGCTTGTTCCATTTCGTTTCCGCCAACCTGGCCGACATGGCTTCGACCCTCCATCTGGGGCCCGGGATCGCGACGACCGCCCTTTTGCGCCTTTGCATCGAATTTCTGTTCATCGTCTTCGTGATCGCACTGACCCTGGGCGGTATCGACTACCTCTGGCAGCGAGCCGAGCACATGCGCAAGAACCGCATGACCGACAAGGAAATCCGGGATGAGGTGAAAGAGGCCGAGGGTGATCCCCATATCCGTAGCCAGCGCCGCCAGAGAGCACAGCAGATTGCACGCAGCCAGATGATGGCGGATGTGCCGGAGGCCGACGTGGTGATCGTCAATCCGACCCATTTCGCGGTTGCCCTGAAATGGGATCGCACCCGCAGCAGTGCGCCGACCTGTGTGGCCAAGGGCGTCGACGAGGTCGCCCTCGTGATGCGACGGATCGCGGGGGAGAACGGCGTTCCCATCCAATCAGACCCGCCAACGGCTCGCAAATTGCACGCCGAGGTCGAGATCGGTCAGGAAATCGGGCCCGCCGATTACCGTGCTGTCGCGGCGGCCATCCGCTTTGCCGACGAAATGCGCCGCAAGGCCAGGAGTCGTATCTGA
- the flhA gene encoding flagellar biosynthesis protein FlhA, whose protein sequence is MTETESRPLFQPTILLALALMSIIIMMILPVPAFVLDIGLAASFALAILIFTVTLFIEKPLDFSAFPTVLLASLMLRLSLNISSTKLIIGEGHTGTAAAGDVIQGFADFVMGGSVFLGLVVFGVLLIVNFMVITKGAARMAEVGARFALDGMPGKQLAIDSDMSAGAIDHTQARERREKEQLETTFFGSLDGASKFVKGDAVAGLLITILNLVVGLAMGVIVHDMALGDAFETYAILTVGDGLVTQIPAVIISIASALLLARGGSTGATDLALVGQLGRHPAALTTVAVLMFLFGFVPGLPFLPFVIGGVTLAIAGYAVRRRLMAEENTREDAGPTPEVRSKSLGDTLDLDDIHVEFAPDLVNMVLDPGTGLDARIENMRLHVAESFGLILPEIRLTDDPSLPDGSYVIRIQGVEQARATLRPDRVLALTQGSADGLPPGEEVKEPVYGAPARWIDEVAQDGAALSGLTLVSPPEVLATHLLETIKRNFPRLLTMKSLRRVLEEMTNLTDDRRAEANRKLLDELIPEKVPLDLLHQVLRLLVAEQVSIRNLPLILESVAEVRPHMPQPEAICEHVRHRLGFQLIAELRRPDGTTPLIQLDPAWEEIFAAYQLDRDRGSVDIALPPDIFSRLVTNVSKAMSDAADKGIYAAIVTSTQRRRFLRMALSARGVTNPVLSFEEIGIDANPSLIAMVSDE, encoded by the coding sequence ATGACCGAAACCGAATCCCGTCCGCTCTTCCAGCCGACGATCCTGCTGGCGCTTGCCCTGATGTCGATCATCATCATGATGATCCTGCCTGTTCCTGCCTTCGTTCTGGATATCGGGTTGGCGGCAAGCTTTGCCCTGGCGATCCTCATCTTTACGGTAACCTTGTTCATCGAGAAACCTTTGGACTTCTCGGCCTTCCCGACTGTTCTTCTGGCGTCGCTGATGTTGCGGCTCTCTCTCAATATCTCGTCCACGAAGCTGATCATCGGCGAAGGTCATACTGGCACAGCTGCGGCGGGTGACGTCATACAGGGCTTCGCCGACTTCGTGATGGGCGGCTCTGTCTTTCTCGGGCTGGTCGTTTTCGGTGTCCTGCTGATCGTCAATTTCATGGTCATCACCAAAGGCGCCGCCCGGATGGCAGAAGTAGGGGCGCGGTTCGCCCTGGACGGCATGCCCGGCAAGCAGCTTGCCATCGACAGTGACATGTCCGCCGGCGCAATCGACCATACTCAGGCACGGGAACGGCGTGAAAAGGAACAACTGGAGACCACCTTCTTCGGCTCGCTCGACGGCGCATCGAAATTCGTCAAGGGCGACGCGGTGGCCGGGTTGCTTATCACGATACTGAACCTCGTGGTCGGCCTGGCTATGGGGGTGATCGTGCATGACATGGCCCTGGGCGATGCCTTTGAAACCTATGCCATTCTCACCGTCGGTGACGGATTGGTCACGCAAATCCCGGCTGTTATCATCTCGATCGCTTCGGCGCTGCTTCTGGCGCGAGGCGGATCGACCGGGGCAACCGATCTGGCTCTGGTCGGGCAACTCGGCCGTCATCCGGCTGCCTTGACCACCGTTGCTGTTCTGATGTTCCTCTTCGGTTTCGTACCCGGCCTGCCGTTCCTGCCGTTCGTCATCGGGGGCGTCACCCTCGCCATTGCCGGTTACGCCGTCCGCAGACGCCTGATGGCCGAAGAAAATACCAGGGAAGACGCCGGTCCCACCCCGGAAGTCCGCAGCAAATCCTTGGGCGATACCTTGGACCTTGATGACATCCATGTCGAATTCGCCCCTGACCTCGTGAACATGGTGCTGGACCCCGGAACCGGCCTCGACGCGCGGATCGAGAACATGCGCCTGCATGTCGCTGAAAGTTTCGGCCTGATCCTGCCCGAAATCCGCCTGACCGATGATCCCTCCCTGCCCGACGGCAGCTATGTGATCCGGATCCAGGGGGTCGAACAGGCCCGCGCGACCTTGCGTCCCGACCGGGTCCTGGCCCTGACACAGGGCAGTGCTGATGGCCTGCCCCCCGGAGAAGAGGTCAAGGAACCCGTCTACGGCGCCCCCGCCCGCTGGATCGACGAGGTCGCGCAGGACGGGGCCGCGCTGTCAGGCCTGACGCTCGTTTCTCCGCCAGAGGTCCTGGCGACTCATCTGCTCGAGACGATCAAGCGCAATTTCCCGCGCCTGCTGACCATGAAAAGCCTGCGCCGCGTGCTGGAAGAGATGACCAACCTCACGGATGACCGCCGGGCCGAGGCAAACCGCAAGTTGCTGGACGAGTTGATCCCCGAAAAGGTGCCTCTGGACCTTTTACATCAGGTACTGCGCCTGCTGGTGGCCGAACAGGTCTCGATCCGGAACCTGCCGTTGATCCTGGAATCCGTGGCCGAGGTCCGCCCCCACATGCCCCAGCCCGAAGCCATTTGCGAACACGTGCGCCACCGGCTCGGATTTCAATTGATCGCCGAGTTGCGGCGCCCGGACGGAACCACGCCGCTGATCCAGCTCGACCCGGCGTGGGAGGAGATCTTTGCGGCCTATCAACTGGATCGCGACCGGGGCAGCGTCGATATCGCCCTGCCGCCCGATATTTTCAGTCGTCTGGTAACCAATGTTTCAAAGGCGATGTCGGACGCCGCAGACAAGGGGATCTATGCTGCCATCGTCACTTCGACCCAACGCCGCCGTTTCCTGCGCATGGCTCTCAGTGCGCGCGGCGTCACCAATCCGGTCCTGTCTTTCGAGGAAATCGGTATCGATGCCAACCCGTCCCTGATCGCCATGGTGTCCGATGAATGA
- a CDS encoding MotE family protein, producing MARKSDKTAKRPAQPAPPKARKGARRKRRGSLPLIAGLLLASAALRVGLHSSEVLALDSAEEPHEAAMGVDMPEGNTALACEPDPDVAAMLEAFKTREARLDQRESQIRDRMNALSIADEEIEKKLAQLAEAEEALRATLALADNAAENDISRLVAVYENMKPKDAATLFEQMDPDFAAGFLGRMRPEAAAAVMSGLTPERAYTISVVLAGRNSSVPKD from the coding sequence ATGGCAAGGAAATCAGACAAGACGGCGAAACGACCCGCACAGCCCGCGCCACCCAAAGCGCGAAAAGGCGCGCGCCGAAAGCGGCGTGGCAGCCTGCCGCTGATCGCTGGCCTGCTGCTTGCTTCGGCAGCTCTGAGGGTCGGCTTGCATTCGAGCGAGGTCCTGGCCCTTGATTCCGCTGAGGAACCTCATGAAGCCGCCATGGGTGTGGATATGCCCGAAGGCAATACCGCCCTGGCCTGTGAACCCGATCCGGATGTTGCAGCCATGCTCGAGGCCTTCAAGACCCGCGAGGCCCGGTTGGACCAACGCGAATCACAGATCAGAGATCGAATGAACGCGCTCTCCATCGCTGACGAAGAGATTGAAAAGAAACTCGCCCAGCTTGCCGAAGCCGAAGAGGCCCTGCGCGCAACGCTCGCTCTGGCCGACAATGCCGCCGAGAACGACATTTCCCGGCTGGTCGCCGTCTACGAAAACATGAAGCCGAAGGACGCAGCGACCCTGTTTGAACAGATGGATCCCGACTTTGCTGCCGGTTTCCTGGGTCGTATGCGCCCCGAGGCCGCCGCAGCAGTCATGTCGGGGCTCACGCCCGAGCGCGCCTATACAATCAGCGTGGTTCTCGCCGGGCGAAATTCATCTGTTCCAAAGGATTGA
- a CDS encoding flagellar biosynthetic protein FliR, which produces MNDLLANLLNMVRSQGWVAAVILLRVGAFASFLPAFGEQSVPTRIKLCVALSLTAIVMTAQPDLQIPASGYRGFLSLLASETAIGLVLGLGVRLFVMGLQTAGSMMAQATSLSQILGGAGVEPLPAIGHVLVIGALALAMIFGLHVHAVLYLLMSYDAMPLGQWPDAADIAQWGSGLVAQSFRMAFSLAAPFIIISLIYNLTLGVINRAMPQLMVAFVGAPVITFGGLALLFLLSQQILTVWADRFFAFLTNPF; this is translated from the coding sequence ATGAATGACTTGCTGGCCAACCTGCTGAACATGGTCCGCAGCCAGGGCTGGGTCGCGGCAGTGATCCTGTTGCGGGTCGGCGCATTTGCCTCTTTTCTGCCGGCTTTCGGCGAACAATCCGTCCCGACCCGCATCAAGCTTTGTGTCGCACTCAGCCTGACTGCCATCGTGATGACCGCCCAGCCCGACCTTCAGATCCCGGCTTCCGGATATCGCGGCTTTCTTTCATTGCTGGCCAGCGAAACCGCGATCGGTCTGGTGCTCGGCCTCGGGGTGCGTCTGTTCGTCATGGGGTTGCAAACCGCCGGGTCGATGATGGCCCAGGCGACGTCTCTTTCACAAATCCTTGGTGGCGCAGGGGTCGAGCCCCTGCCCGCCATAGGTCATGTGCTGGTCATCGGCGCGCTGGCCCTCGCGATGATCTTCGGGTTGCACGTCCATGCGGTACTCTACTTGCTGATGTCCTATGACGCGATGCCATTGGGGCAATGGCCCGATGCGGCCGATATCGCGCAATGGGGCAGCGGTCTTGTGGCGCAAAGTTTCCGCATGGCCTTCAGCCTGGCCGCCCCTTTCATCATCATCTCGCTGATTTACAACCTGACCCTCGGGGTCATCAATCGCGCCATGCCGCAGCTTATGGTCGCCTTCGTTGGCGCGCCGGTCATCACCTTCGGCGGGCTCGCCCTGTTGTTCCTGTTGTCCCAGCAGATCCTGACGGTCTGGGCCGACCGGTTCTTTGCCTTTCTGACCAACCCGTTCTGA
- the motA gene encoding flagellar motor stator protein MotA: MIGFIGIGVIFVMVFGGYLMAGGKIGIILKALPFEMMMIGGAAIGAFLLSNDMAAVKHTAKDVGKVFKGPKWKHGDYRDLLCLLFELIRLARQNPVAIEEHIEAPGESSIFSKYPKILTDSEAVELICDTMRSASMNYDDPHQVEEVLEKRMEANLHHSMHSSHALQSMADGLPALGIVAAVLGVIKTMASIDQPPEVLGKMIGGALVGTFLGVFLAYGLVGPFASRLQTVTEEDGHFYQLIREVLVANLHNHATNICIEVGRQNTPSHCRPSFSELEDALKEVKSGAA; encoded by the coding sequence ATGATCGGTTTCATCGGTATTGGCGTTATTTTCGTCATGGTTTTCGGCGGCTACCTCATGGCTGGCGGCAAGATTGGCATCATCCTGAAGGCCTTGCCTTTCGAGATGATGATGATCGGCGGTGCAGCTATCGGCGCCTTTCTTCTGTCCAACGACATGGCCGCAGTAAAGCACACAGCCAAGGACGTCGGAAAGGTCTTCAAGGGGCCGAAATGGAAGCATGGAGACTACCGCGATCTGCTCTGCCTCCTGTTCGAACTGATCCGCCTGGCACGTCAGAACCCGGTTGCTATCGAGGAACATATCGAAGCCCCCGGAGAATCCTCAATTTTCTCCAAGTATCCGAAGATCCTGACCGACAGCGAAGCGGTGGAACTGATCTGCGACACGATGCGCTCTGCCTCGATGAATTACGACGATCCCCACCAGGTCGAAGAAGTTCTGGAAAAGCGGATGGAGGCAAACCTGCACCATTCCATGCACTCCAGTCATGCCCTGCAAAGCATGGCCGATGGTCTGCCCGCCCTCGGGATCGTGGCCGCAGTCCTTGGGGTGATCAAGACCATGGCCTCGATCGACCAGCCGCCCGAAGTCCTCGGCAAGATGATCGGCGGGGCCTTGGTGGGGACATTCCTCGGGGTGTTCCTAGCCTATGGCCTGGTCGGCCCCTTTGCCAGTCGTCTGCAGACCGTGACCGAGGAAGACGGCCATTTCTATCAACTCATCCGGGAGGTGCTCGTGGCAAATCTCCACAATCATGCCACCAACATCTGTATCGAGGTCGGTCGCCAGAACACGCCCTCGCATTGCCGCCCCAGCTTTTCCGAGCTTGAAGACGCTCTCAAAGAGGTCAAGAGCGGGGCCGCATGA